In Rhodococcus sp. OK302, one genomic interval encodes:
- a CDS encoding aspartate kinase: MALVVQKYGGSSVSSAERIRRVAERIVETKRAGNDVVVVVSAMGDTTDELLDLAQQVCPSPPAREMDMLLTAGERISNSLVAMAIHSLGAEARSFSGSQAGVITTGSHGNAKIIDVTPGRVRTALDEGSIVLVAGFQGVSQDSKDITTLGRGGSDTTAVALAAALNADVCEIYTDVDGVFSADPRIVPDAHRLETVSFEEMLELAASGAKVLMLRCVEYARRYNVPVHVRSSYTTKPGTIVSGSMEDIPVEEALLTGVAHDRGEAKVTVVGLPDTPGHAAKVFRAVSDAEINIDMVLQNISKVETNKTDITFTLPTADGPKAVEMLTKRQDEIGFTQILFDDHIGKLSLVGAGMRSHPGVTATFCEALAEANINIDLISTSEIRISVLVKDTELDDAVRVIHAAFGLGGDEVAVVHAGTGR; this comes from the coding sequence GTGGCTCTCGTCGTCCAGAAGTACGGCGGATCCTCGGTGTCATCCGCCGAGCGCATCCGACGAGTCGCTGAACGGATCGTCGAGACCAAGAGGGCCGGCAATGATGTCGTCGTCGTGGTGTCAGCGATGGGCGATACCACCGATGAGCTGCTCGACCTGGCTCAGCAGGTGTGCCCTTCACCGCCGGCCCGTGAAATGGACATGCTGCTGACTGCTGGTGAGCGCATCTCCAACTCCTTGGTCGCGATGGCAATTCATTCACTCGGTGCCGAGGCCCGCTCGTTCTCGGGCTCGCAAGCCGGAGTCATCACCACCGGCAGCCACGGCAACGCCAAGATCATCGACGTCACACCCGGCCGCGTGCGCACTGCGCTGGACGAGGGATCGATTGTTCTCGTTGCCGGGTTCCAAGGCGTCAGCCAGGACAGCAAAGACATCACGACGCTCGGACGTGGTGGCTCGGACACCACTGCTGTTGCCTTGGCAGCTGCACTGAATGCCGACGTCTGCGAGATCTACACCGACGTCGACGGCGTCTTCTCCGCTGATCCGCGCATCGTCCCGGACGCTCATCGCCTCGAGACCGTTTCCTTCGAGGAAATGCTCGAACTAGCAGCGAGTGGCGCCAAGGTGCTCATGCTCCGCTGCGTCGAATACGCCCGTCGTTACAACGTGCCCGTGCACGTCCGTTCGTCATACACCACCAAGCCCGGAACAATCGTGTCCGGATCGATGGAGGACATTCCTGTGGAAGAGGCCCTGCTCACCGGAGTCGCGCACGATCGCGGCGAAGCCAAGGTCACCGTTGTCGGATTGCCGGATACACCGGGACATGCCGCCAAGGTGTTCCGCGCAGTTTCCGATGCCGAGATCAACATCGACATGGTGCTGCAGAACATCTCCAAGGTGGAGACCAACAAGACGGACATCACCTTCACGCTCCCGACGGCCGACGGCCCCAAGGCAGTCGAGATGCTGACCAAGCGTCAGGACGAGATCGGCTTCACACAGATCTTGTTCGACGACCACATCGGAAAGCTCTCCCTCGTCGGAGCCGGCATGCGTAGCCACCCGGGCGTCACGGCAACGTTCTGCGAGGCACTGGCGGAAGCGAACATCAATATCGACCTCATCTCCACCTCCGAGATCCGCATTTCCGTGCTGGTCAAGGACACCGAATTGGACGACGCCGTGCGGGTTATCCACGCCGCGTTCGGACTTGGTGGAGACGAAGTAGCGGTAGTACACGCAGGAACAGGACGGTAG
- a CDS encoding oxygenase MpaB family protein, with translation MSELTMDRPREDYGFFGPGSPSWKIWAAPTALIGFQRSVVLEHFDPFLAAAVADMNGIYSDPAGRLDRTLAYFLTVATADGRTATALSDHLMAVHAQATGIEPITGSRYSANNPASQLWIHVTGWHSVLKCYEMYGPGPLSALEEQRYWEECVIAAELQTCKASDVPRSRDEVREYFAEVRPRLCTSERANRAMHYLLRTPRAEGRTKFAAFSRLVAPATIATLPGWMRTMGGFDQPALVDKAITPAVRIAVRVGSSPTAMKAALKVVAPMTGKVLERHLRDDQPLDPRVVTPAEIRERYPRNAEAHQSV, from the coding sequence ATGTCAGAATTGACGATGGATCGGCCGCGTGAGGATTACGGCTTCTTCGGTCCAGGTTCACCGAGTTGGAAGATCTGGGCTGCGCCGACGGCATTGATCGGGTTCCAGCGATCGGTGGTACTCGAACACTTCGACCCATTCCTGGCTGCTGCCGTGGCCGACATGAACGGGATCTACAGCGATCCGGCGGGGCGACTCGACCGAACGTTGGCGTATTTCCTCACCGTGGCAACCGCAGACGGGCGGACCGCGACGGCGTTGTCCGACCACCTGATGGCTGTTCATGCGCAGGCCACGGGAATCGAGCCGATAACCGGATCTCGTTACAGCGCAAACAATCCGGCTTCGCAGCTCTGGATTCACGTGACGGGTTGGCATTCAGTGCTCAAGTGCTACGAGATGTACGGTCCAGGTCCGTTGTCTGCTCTCGAAGAGCAGCGGTACTGGGAGGAATGCGTGATCGCCGCAGAACTACAGACCTGTAAGGCGTCGGATGTTCCGCGTTCCCGAGATGAGGTGCGCGAGTACTTTGCCGAAGTTCGACCCAGGCTGTGTACTTCCGAGCGTGCCAACCGTGCGATGCACTATCTGCTGAGAACGCCTCGCGCGGAAGGGCGGACGAAGTTCGCGGCATTCAGTCGGCTGGTGGCGCCGGCGACAATCGCAACCCTGCCCGGGTGGATGCGGACCATGGGTGGGTTCGATCAACCGGCGCTGGTGGACAAAGCAATTACACCGGCGGTGAGAATTGCCGTGCGCGTGGGTAGTTCGCCCACAGCAATGAAAGCTGCGCTGAAAGTTGTTGCACCGATGACCGGTAAGGTTTTGGAGCGCCACTTGCGCGATGATCAGCCCCTCGATCCGAGGGTTGTGACACCAGCGGAGATTCGGGAACGCTACCCACGAAACGCCGAGGCGCATCAGAGCGTTTGA
- a CDS encoding multicopper oxidase family protein → MDKPHKIRRRSFVQGLGLVAGLGALSVGSAAADLPTLPNIDPLRPLQLPSPRLEPFRQTLAVPPIVTGSGIDLGAASSMHRFHPDLPYSPSLGYGGMDYLGPTIEAHIDQAVQVRYTNNIGAHPFAADVDPGLHGVSDLDRTQVPTSLHLHGGVTAPQYDGHPELIQRPGEGLTHEYTPGRVAGNHWYHDHAMGMTRLNVSAGLAGMYLLRDDADSGTSSNSLGLPSGEFEIPMILQDKIFTSDGHQSVRSIWTTPQGQWDPATPGDVGVVNGVVWPKIEVARGMYRLRLLNAASYSTFSLYFANRMRFWVIGTEGGLLASPAPTDRIRLSPGERADILVDFSLLEAGTAIELRNDEPVPLAVAQRGTVLMPVFCRFVVGNSTGFNGSVPQQMGLVEAPLGKPDVVRDLTIMQISRPADYPSMIMSLNNLRYTSDDLEMPRQGTTEQWNLINVTTEPHPIHLHLVTFQVLGRQSIDASALMAKYPVPDIGARWTPSADAFVTSPMRPPEVWETGAKDTVIVDANSITRVTMRFPTADELGFDPDATFPRGGMTDHSGHAGTGMDDLQGYVWHCHMLDHEDHDMMLRYRLVT, encoded by the coding sequence GTGGACAAGCCGCACAAGATCCGTCGACGATCATTTGTTCAAGGTTTGGGGTTAGTGGCAGGACTCGGCGCATTGTCGGTGGGATCGGCTGCTGCAGACCTACCCACGTTGCCGAACATCGATCCGTTGAGGCCGCTTCAGTTGCCGTCGCCGAGGCTGGAACCTTTCCGTCAGACTCTCGCTGTTCCACCGATCGTGACGGGCAGCGGGATCGACCTCGGAGCGGCGTCGTCGATGCATCGTTTTCATCCCGATCTCCCGTACTCACCGTCGCTCGGGTACGGGGGAATGGACTATCTGGGGCCGACGATCGAGGCTCATATCGACCAAGCCGTGCAGGTGCGATACACCAATAACATTGGTGCACATCCATTTGCAGCTGATGTCGACCCGGGTCTGCATGGCGTCAGCGACCTCGATCGCACTCAGGTTCCCACGTCGCTGCACCTGCACGGCGGAGTGACCGCGCCGCAGTACGACGGTCATCCCGAGCTGATTCAGCGGCCGGGTGAAGGACTGACACACGAGTACACGCCGGGTCGAGTGGCCGGAAACCACTGGTACCACGATCATGCGATGGGAATGACGCGGCTCAATGTGTCCGCGGGGCTCGCCGGCATGTACTTGTTGCGTGACGATGCGGATAGTGGGACGTCGTCCAATTCGCTCGGTCTGCCGTCTGGCGAGTTCGAGATCCCGATGATCTTGCAGGACAAGATCTTCACCTCGGACGGACACCAGAGCGTTCGTTCGATCTGGACGACACCGCAGGGGCAGTGGGATCCGGCAACCCCGGGCGATGTGGGGGTGGTCAATGGCGTCGTGTGGCCGAAGATCGAGGTGGCGCGGGGCATGTATCGCCTGCGGCTGCTCAATGCGGCGTCGTACTCGACCTTCAGCCTGTATTTCGCAAATCGTATGCGGTTCTGGGTGATTGGTACCGAAGGTGGGCTTCTTGCCTCTCCGGCGCCTACCGATCGCATTCGGCTGAGTCCGGGGGAGAGGGCAGATATCCTGGTCGATTTCAGTCTGCTCGAGGCTGGCACGGCGATCGAGTTGCGCAACGACGAACCGGTACCTCTTGCTGTGGCGCAACGCGGTACGGTGCTGATGCCGGTGTTCTGCAGGTTCGTGGTGGGCAACAGCACGGGATTCAACGGATCGGTTCCCCAGCAGATGGGGCTGGTAGAGGCTCCTCTGGGGAAGCCGGATGTGGTTCGTGATCTCACGATCATGCAGATTTCACGCCCGGCCGACTATCCGTCGATGATCATGTCGCTCAACAACTTGCGGTATACGTCCGATGATCTGGAAATGCCACGGCAGGGGACAACCGAGCAATGGAACCTGATAAATGTCACCACAGAACCGCATCCGATTCACCTGCACCTGGTGACTTTTCAGGTCCTGGGCCGGCAGAGTATCGATGCCTCGGCGCTCATGGCGAAGTATCCGGTGCCGGATATCGGTGCGAGGTGGACTCCGTCGGCCGACGCCTTCGTGACCTCGCCGATGCGACCGCCCGAAGTCTGGGAAACGGGGGCGAAGGACACCGTGATCGTGGACGCCAACTCGATAACTCGTGTAACGATGCGCTTTCCGACGGCTGACGAATTGGGTTTCGATCCGGATGCGACGTTCCCAAGGGGCGGGATGACAGATCACAGCGGGCACGCCGGCACCGGTATGGACGACCTGCAGGGGTACGTCTGGCATTGCCACATGCTTGATCACGAGGACCACGACATGATGTTGCGGTACCGCCTGGTGACGTAA
- a CDS encoding aspartate-semialdehyde dehydrogenase, whose translation MTTIAVVGATGQVGIVMRTLLEERNFPADKVRFFASARSAGKKLTFRGEEIVVEDAAATSDEDLKGIDIALFSAGATLSRVQAPRFAAAGATVVDNSSAWRKDPDVPLVVSEVNPQDAKNLVKGIIANPNCTTMAAMPVLKVLHDEAGLQRLIVSSYQAVSGSGIAGVEELLGQVRAVVGDAEKLVHSGSAVDFPAPNNYVAPIAFNVLPLAGSLVDDGSGETDEDQKLRNESRKILGLPGLLVSGTCVRVPVITGHSLAINAEFANPISVARAKEILADAPGVELVEVPTPLAAAGSDVSLVGRIRQDEGVPEGRGLALFVSGDNLRKGAALNTIQIAELLVG comes from the coding sequence ATGACAACCATTGCTGTAGTCGGCGCGACCGGTCAGGTCGGCATCGTTATGCGCACACTGCTCGAAGAGCGAAACTTCCCCGCAGACAAGGTGCGGTTCTTCGCATCGGCTCGTTCTGCCGGTAAGAAGCTGACGTTCCGCGGCGAAGAGATCGTCGTCGAGGATGCTGCTGCAACCTCCGACGAGGACCTCAAGGGCATCGACATCGCCCTCTTCTCCGCAGGCGCGACGCTCTCGCGCGTGCAGGCTCCGCGGTTCGCCGCTGCCGGCGCCACGGTTGTCGACAACTCCTCCGCGTGGCGCAAGGATCCCGACGTTCCTCTCGTGGTCAGCGAAGTCAACCCGCAGGACGCGAAGAACCTGGTCAAGGGCATCATCGCGAACCCCAACTGCACCACCATGGCAGCAATGCCGGTGCTGAAGGTGCTGCACGACGAAGCCGGCCTGCAGCGTCTCATCGTCTCGAGCTACCAGGCTGTTTCCGGTAGCGGCATCGCCGGCGTCGAGGAACTCCTCGGCCAGGTGCGCGCAGTTGTCGGTGACGCCGAGAAGCTGGTCCACAGCGGCAGCGCTGTCGATTTCCCGGCCCCGAACAACTACGTTGCTCCCATCGCGTTCAACGTCCTGCCCCTCGCAGGTTCGCTGGTCGACGACGGCAGCGGCGAGACCGACGAGGATCAGAAGCTCCGCAACGAGAGCCGCAAGATCCTGGGCCTTCCGGGCCTCCTGGTTTCCGGTACCTGCGTGCGCGTTCCGGTGATCACGGGCCACTCCCTCGCGATCAACGCCGAGTTCGCCAACCCGATCTCTGTCGCTCGCGCGAAGGAAATCCTTGCCGACGCTCCCGGTGTCGAACTCGTCGAGGTTCCGACGCCGTTGGCTGCTGCCGGTAGCGATGTTTCGCTGGTCGGACGTATCCGTCAGGACGAGGGTGTTCCCGAGGGCCGCGGACTCGCGCTCTTCGTTTCGGGCGACAACCTGCGTAAGGGTGCTGCGCTCAACACCATTCAGATCGCGGAGCTGCTGGTCGGCTGA
- a CDS encoding TetR/AcrR family transcriptional regulator: MASSQTRTTDAPRRKYAPRMAPEQRREQLLDAAFTITGRMGLHNLSMEAVAAEAGVGKPVLYTVFGTRTDLVEALLRREHERAVTQVLSTMPTDMSDIGPAASYAGTVGAFVEAVLENPTRWRLILTPAENAPSEYHGLLKLARGSILTRAEDLARAGIALEPKLEGLDPALLAHTMLSFAEMLGRLAVSDPETYTRERLSAFAGALAQSVSNGPGREAGTLFL, from the coding sequence ATGGCCAGCTCGCAGACCCGTACGACGGACGCGCCGCGGCGCAAGTACGCTCCCCGAATGGCGCCGGAGCAGCGGCGGGAACAACTACTCGACGCCGCGTTCACGATCACCGGCCGCATGGGACTCCACAATCTCAGCATGGAAGCCGTTGCCGCAGAGGCCGGCGTCGGCAAGCCAGTCCTCTACACGGTCTTCGGCACAAGAACCGACCTGGTCGAAGCTCTCCTACGACGCGAACACGAGCGAGCAGTCACTCAGGTTCTTTCCACCATGCCCACCGATATGAGTGACATCGGCCCGGCTGCGTCGTACGCCGGAACCGTCGGCGCATTCGTCGAAGCAGTACTGGAGAATCCGACTCGTTGGCGTTTGATCCTCACGCCGGCGGAAAATGCACCGAGCGAGTATCACGGCCTCCTGAAGCTCGCCCGCGGCTCTATCCTTACCCGGGCCGAAGACCTCGCGCGCGCCGGTATCGCACTCGAGCCGAAACTCGAAGGCCTGGACCCGGCTCTACTTGCCCACACCATGCTGTCATTCGCGGAAATGCTCGGGCGGTTGGCAGTCAGCGATCCCGAAACCTACACCCGGGAACGACTCTCGGCCTTTGCCGGTGCTCTCGCCCAGTCGGTATCGAACGGTCCAGGCCGCGAAGCTGGCACCCTTTTCCTCTAG
- a CDS encoding sensor histidine kinase, whose amino-acid sequence MVMPDVDTRVASDDTAVTTAGDNIRRLFGRFICVGYFLYLILLIPDIHEASTLSDWWWNPLAVVTIFGAALALGLSTFHRDVIWVSRMAAVNAIVFIVVELLWWPAWNGEHISDYGLWTTNFPGVASLAAAAAWRPTAAFAHLLIAVVISQLTNHIIRVSPTMHLLVPDLLFAFTFCAVFVAAAVMALRTGQELDATIARTHAAAASAAAAEAKSVERERFDALIHDTVMSTLLSASRNNSDPTVIEQARRTVARLDDLRSGTDHETNFDIDGVLAQFRSAASELDENITFDVDNTGPSAVDVYPTDSIRAMSAALAEALRNSMKHAGPTAHRRVSVTVTGTQLEVLVADNGVGFDPTTVSTHRLGIAVSIRGRMRQLEGGSARVQSAPGRGTTVVLDLKSTAEAHS is encoded by the coding sequence ATGGTGATGCCTGACGTCGACACGAGAGTCGCATCAGACGACACAGCCGTGACAACGGCCGGGGACAACATCCGGCGACTCTTCGGCAGGTTCATCTGCGTCGGGTACTTTCTTTATCTGATATTGCTCATCCCGGATATTCACGAGGCGTCGACGCTGTCCGATTGGTGGTGGAATCCGCTCGCAGTTGTCACCATTTTCGGTGCCGCACTCGCACTGGGACTTTCGACGTTCCATCGAGATGTCATCTGGGTCAGCCGTATGGCCGCGGTCAATGCAATCGTATTCATCGTCGTCGAGTTGCTGTGGTGGCCTGCCTGGAACGGCGAACACATCTCCGACTACGGTCTGTGGACCACCAACTTCCCCGGAGTCGCCAGTCTCGCCGCAGCAGCCGCCTGGCGACCGACGGCAGCTTTCGCGCACCTCCTCATCGCGGTTGTCATCTCGCAGTTGACCAATCACATCATCCGGGTCAGTCCGACGATGCACCTTCTAGTGCCCGACCTGCTCTTTGCGTTCACCTTCTGCGCAGTATTCGTGGCAGCAGCAGTCATGGCATTGCGGACGGGACAAGAACTCGACGCCACTATCGCCCGTACCCATGCTGCCGCTGCGAGCGCTGCAGCGGCCGAGGCAAAATCCGTCGAACGCGAACGATTCGACGCACTCATTCACGACACCGTGATGTCCACTCTTCTCTCGGCGTCACGAAACAACAGCGATCCGACGGTGATCGAACAAGCTCGCCGAACCGTCGCCAGGCTCGACGATCTGCGCTCCGGCACCGATCACGAAACCAATTTCGACATCGATGGAGTTCTTGCTCAATTTCGTTCGGCAGCTTCGGAACTGGACGAGAATATTACTTTCGACGTCGACAACACCGGCCCATCCGCCGTGGACGTGTACCCGACAGACTCGATTCGAGCCATGTCCGCAGCCCTCGCGGAAGCGTTGCGCAACAGCATGAAACATGCCGGCCCGACTGCTCATCGCCGAGTTTCCGTCACGGTAACGGGCACCCAACTCGAAGTGCTCGTCGCAGACAACGGCGTCGGATTCGACCCGACGACGGTCAGCACACATCGACTTGGAATCGCAGTCAGCATTCGCGGGAGAATGCGTCAACTCGAAGGTGGATCTGCACGTGTGCAGTCAGCGCCGGGACGGGGAACCACCGTCGTACTGGATCTGAAATCCACCGCTGAGGCGCACTCGTGA
- a CDS encoding response regulator transcription factor, whose protein sequence is MTITLDSLTIPSDNQSITTARPAILELVRPNLSDREIEVLREWLMSDSKSSVAQRLFISTGTVNTHLSRIRDKYVLAERPASTKCELLVRAIQDRIVAIEEL, encoded by the coding sequence ATGACAATCACTTTGGACAGTCTCACAATCCCTTCGGATAATCAGTCGATCACGACCGCACGCCCCGCCATACTTGAACTCGTCAGGCCGAACCTGTCTGATCGAGAAATCGAAGTCCTCCGCGAATGGCTCATGAGTGACTCCAAATCATCTGTAGCGCAAAGACTCTTCATCAGCACCGGCACCGTCAACACCCATCTCTCACGCATCCGAGACAAGTACGTACTTGCAGAAAGGCCCGCGTCCACCAAATGCGAACTCCTCGTACGTGCAATCCAAGATCGGATCGTCGCTATCGAAGAACTCTGA
- a CDS encoding hydroxymethylglutaryl-CoA lyase, protein MTVTSVSIREVGPRDGLQIEDPVPLAEKLRLIEALAATGVPRIEATSFVSPRAVPALADAEQLAAELHRWPGIEFSALVAGIGGAKRAVAAGMKTVEYVVSASNGHSEANVRSTTEQATERIGEVTQIVHDAGGRVEVIVATAWDCPFDGPTDPDRVLRIAEQAKSFGADQFSIADTIGTATPGRVGRLIEAINARVGDFVLGAHFHNTRGSGLACALAAVQHGVQNLDASTGGLGGCPFAPGASGNIATEELVYMLADMGITTGIDLDASIRAAAIAEEIVGHAVPSNLLRAGDRIR, encoded by the coding sequence ATGACGGTGACCAGTGTGAGTATCCGTGAAGTCGGACCACGTGACGGCCTGCAAATCGAAGACCCCGTGCCGTTGGCGGAAAAGCTGCGACTCATCGAAGCCCTTGCCGCGACGGGTGTTCCGCGTATCGAGGCGACGTCGTTCGTCTCGCCCCGCGCAGTGCCGGCACTGGCCGACGCGGAGCAGTTGGCGGCAGAATTGCATCGCTGGCCCGGTATCGAATTCTCGGCATTGGTCGCCGGAATCGGTGGAGCGAAGCGCGCTGTTGCCGCCGGGATGAAGACCGTCGAATACGTCGTATCGGCTTCGAATGGTCACAGCGAGGCCAATGTTCGTTCCACAACGGAGCAGGCCACTGAGCGGATCGGGGAGGTTACCCAGATCGTTCACGACGCCGGCGGACGCGTCGAGGTCATAGTCGCGACAGCCTGGGACTGCCCGTTCGACGGTCCCACCGATCCTGATCGTGTTCTGCGAATTGCGGAGCAGGCCAAATCTTTCGGGGCCGATCAGTTTTCGATAGCCGATACCATCGGCACCGCCACCCCGGGGCGCGTCGGACGTCTGATCGAGGCGATCAATGCCAGAGTGGGAGATTTCGTCCTCGGCGCTCATTTCCACAACACCCGCGGTAGTGGTCTGGCCTGCGCTTTGGCCGCTGTTCAGCATGGGGTGCAAAATCTTGACGCGTCCACGGGTGGGCTCGGTGGTTGCCCGTTCGCGCCTGGTGCCAGTGGCAACATCGCCACCGAAGAGTTGGTCTACATGCTCGCAGATATGGGAATCACGACGGGAATTGACCTGGACGCATCCATTCGCGCCGCCGCAATCGCGGAAGAAATTGTGGGACACGCTGTTCCCAGCAATCTCCTCCGCGCAGGCGATCGGATCAGATAG
- a CDS encoding CaiB/BaiF CoA transferase family protein, with amino-acid sequence MSEGSPTGPLDGYRVIELGTLIAGPFAGKLLGDMGADVIKIESPDRPDPLRTWGQAEQDGHRFFWTVHARNKRCVTLDLRVAAGRDLFLDLIEHADVVVENFRPGTLEKWGLGFDVLSERNPKLVLARVSGYGQTGPKAKSAGYASVAEAVSGFRHLNGYPGQAPPRIALSLGDSLGGMFAVQGVLAALLSRERTGRGQVVDVALTESCLAVQESTIPDYDRGGIIRQPSGTRLEGIAPSNIYQTSEGNWVVIAANQDTLFVRLCAIMDRPELAQDDRFSNHVARGKHQDELDDLIAEWVKDQDPVTLVDRLTDVGVVAGPINTVEDVVKDPQLIERGMLVDHFDERIGENVLGLGIVPTFSETPGSVRYAGASSPGVDNDAIWGGLLGISTEDQAALHKEGVI; translated from the coding sequence GTGTCGGAAGGTTCGCCCACCGGGCCCCTGGACGGATATCGGGTGATCGAACTCGGGACATTGATCGCGGGACCGTTCGCCGGAAAACTGCTTGGCGACATGGGCGCCGACGTCATCAAGATCGAATCTCCCGATCGTCCTGACCCGCTCCGCACGTGGGGACAAGCCGAGCAGGACGGCCACCGATTCTTCTGGACGGTTCACGCACGCAACAAGCGGTGTGTCACGTTGGATCTACGGGTCGCCGCCGGCCGCGATCTGTTTCTCGATCTGATCGAACACGCCGATGTCGTCGTCGAGAACTTTCGACCGGGCACTCTCGAAAAGTGGGGCCTGGGCTTCGACGTACTGAGTGAGCGCAACCCGAAGCTGGTGTTGGCCCGAGTGTCCGGGTACGGGCAGACGGGACCGAAGGCGAAGAGTGCGGGTTACGCCTCGGTGGCCGAAGCTGTCAGTGGCTTTCGGCATTTGAACGGTTATCCCGGGCAGGCGCCGCCGCGGATTGCGCTGTCCCTCGGCGACTCCCTCGGTGGAATGTTTGCCGTGCAGGGAGTACTGGCGGCTCTGCTGTCCCGTGAGCGAACCGGACGTGGGCAGGTAGTCGATGTGGCGCTGACCGAATCGTGTCTTGCAGTGCAGGAATCGACAATTCCGGATTACGACCGCGGTGGCATCATCCGGCAACCCTCGGGCACTCGGTTGGAAGGGATTGCGCCGTCCAACATCTATCAGACCTCCGAGGGAAACTGGGTTGTCATCGCGGCAAATCAGGACACGCTCTTCGTGCGTCTGTGCGCCATCATGGACAGACCGGAGTTGGCGCAGGATGATCGGTTCTCGAATCACGTTGCGCGAGGAAAACATCAGGACGAACTCGACGATTTGATCGCCGAATGGGTCAAGGATCAGGATCCCGTGACACTTGTCGATCGGTTGACTGATGTGGGAGTTGTTGCCGGGCCGATCAATACGGTGGAAGACGTGGTCAAGGATCCGCAGTTGATCGAGCGCGGAATGTTGGTCGATCACTTCGACGAGCGAATTGGCGAGAACGTCCTCGGGCTCGGAATCGTGCCTACGTTCAGTGAAACGCCAGGGTCGGTTCGTTATGCCGGAGCGTCGTCGCCAGGCGTCGACAACGACGCGATCTGGGGTGGACTTCTGGGTATCTCTACCGAAGACCAGGCTGCGTTGCACAAGGAGGGCGTGATCTGA